A region of Toxorhynchites rutilus septentrionalis strain SRP chromosome 1, ASM2978413v1, whole genome shotgun sequence DNA encodes the following proteins:
- the LOC129761075 gene encoding uncharacterized protein LOC129761075, translating to MVCICTKCKVITFTRGMSPINHVYSINTTPLERVQSIRDLGVVSDSKLTFNEHIATITAKAFSVLGFIRRNASQFTDIYALKALFCTLVRSTLEYASPIWSPYHVAQVISIERVQRHFVRFALLRNLPWNDPANLPDYAARETTNNAIEKSENYSNAIA from the coding sequence ATGGTATGCATTTGCACTAAATGCAAGGTAATCACGTTCACCCGTGGTATGTCGCCGATCAATCACGTCTACTCTATTAACACAACTCCTCTAGAACGTGTTCAGTCCATCCGCGATCTGGGCGTTGTCAGTGactccaagctgacgttcaacgAACATATCGCCACCATAACTGCCAAAGCGTTTTCTGTTCTCGGATTCATCCGCCGAAACGCATCGCAGTTTACTGACATCTATGCCCTGAAAGCGCTTTTCTGTACGTTAGTGCGCAGTACTCTGGAATATGCCTCGCCGATCTGGTCACCCTATCACGTTGCTCAAGTGATCAGCATTGAACGTGTACAGAGGCACTTCGTGCGCTTCGCCCTCCTCCGTAACCTTCCCTGGAACGACCCGGCTAATCTCCCTGATTATGCGGCTCGCGAAACTACCAATAATGCAATTGAGAAATCGGAGAATTATAGTAATGCGATCGCCTGA